The Bradyrhizobium sp. CCBAU 051011 DNA segment GACGAAAGCGTCCAGCCCCTGCAATGCGGCTGCAAGCATGCCGGCGTTGAGGCCGATCCGATAGACGAAATACTCGACCGCCAGTTTCGCCTTTGGATCCTCGCTCGTCTCCAGTTCACGCATATCGTTGCTAATGCCTGAGAGTCCCTTCAATCCGCAATCGCGGTAGAGGAAGTTCTGTGCCTTGGAGGCCGACATTCCCTTTTCGGAGATCAGATAGAGCACGACACCAGGGTCGATTTGCCCCGGGCGCGTGCCCATGGGCAGCCCGTCGAGCGCGGTGAACCCCATGGTGCTCTCGGTGCTGCGTCCTCCCTTCAGCGCGCACATGGAGGCGCCACTACCGAGATGCGCCACAATCACCCGCCCCTTTGCGATCTCGGGTGCGACCTGCGGCAAGGTCTTCGCGACATATTCATATGAGAGACCGTGGAATCCATAACGCCGCACGCCCTCGGCATGAAGCTGATGCGGTATTGCATAGTAGTCAGCGACGGCGTCATGCGTGCGGTGAAACGCGGTGTCGAAGCAGGCCACCTGCGGAAGCGCTGGAAAATTGGCCAGAAGCGACCGGATCGGGGCCAGGTTATGCGGTTGATGAAGCGGGGCCAGCGCGACGAATCGCTCCAGCCGGGCTACGACGCCGTGGTCGATCAGCACCGGCCGGTCAAAGTCCGGACCGCCATGAACGACACGATGACCGACGGCCACCGGGCTGATGCGAAGCTCGTCCCGCAGCCATCCGCCTGCGATACCCATCGCGGCCGGAAGGTCCGGAACGGCTTCGATCGGATAGACGCGGTCGGCCAGTGCATCGTTGTCCGCGCCGCTCGCCCGCAGGCGAGGACGACTGCCAATGCCATCCATCTGGCCCTTGATCAGGCGCCGCAGCTTCCCCTCTCCCTCGACCGAAAAGATCTGGAACTTGACGCTCGAGGAGCCAGCATTGACGACGAGGATCGTATCCATGGCGATCACGCGGCAACATTTGGGGCATGCTGGCGCCTGGCATTTGCATAGAGAGCCGCAACTGCGCAGGAAGCCATCCGCGCGCGCGCTGTGTCCGCACGCGACGTCAGGACGACGGGCACCCGGGCGCCGAGCACGATGCCAGCACTATCCGCCTTGGCGAAGTAGGCGAGATTCTTCGCCAGCATGTTGCCGGCTTCGAGGTCGGGAACGAGCAGGATCTGCGCCCGGCCGGCAACCTCGGATTTGATTCCCTTGATCCGTGCCGCTTCCACATCGATCGCATTGTCGAAGGCAAGTGGCCCGTCGAGCACGCCGCCGGTGATCTGCCCGCGATCTGCCATCTTGCAGAGCGCCGCCGCCTCGATCGTGGATGGAATCTTGGAGGTAATGGTTTCGACCGCCGACAGGATCGCCACGCGCGGTGATTTACCAAAACCGGCTTGCGTATAGAGATCAATCGCGTTCTGGATGATGTCCCGCTTGGCATCTAGATCTGGAAAGATGTTGATGGCCGCGTCCGTTACAAGGAGGGTCTCGGCATAGGCCGGCACATCCATCACGAACACATGGCTTATCCGCCGGTCAGTCCGCAGGCCGCCCACTTTCGCCGTAACGCTGCGCATCAGCTCGTCGGTGTGCAGGCTGCCCTTCATCAGCATCTCGCCCTTGGCGGCATGGATGAGCTCAACACCCTTTGCAGCTGCGGCCTCGCTGTGCGGAGCATCGACGATCTCGAAGCCGGAGATATCAAGGCCGTATTTGCTGGCCGTATCTCTGATTTTCCTTTCGGGCCCGACCAACACTGGCCGGATAATACCCGCCGCCGCGCTGTCGACGACGCCGCGCAGCGAGGTTTCATCGCAGGGATGCACGACAATGGTCGGCGCCGGCGGCACCGCCTTGGCCGCTGCGATCAGACGGTCATACTTGCTGGGAGAGCGCGCTTTTCCTGAATCAGCTGGCATGGCTTTCATGGTGTCGCTCCGGATCGTTCCAATTAACGCTACGATGCCTTCGCCTTGGGATCGAAAGGGGCGACGTTCGAAGCCCTATCCGAAAATTCACCCGCATCGACGCCGAACAGCTCGGCAACACGCTTCAGCCGCTTGGCGACCTCACCCGATATTGCGGCACTAGCGGACAGCACTTCGCGAATCGCCCCGAAAGCCGCCTGGCGTGCTTTTGCATTGTCGGGCAACAGCTTCGGTATCGCGGCCAGTGCTCCCTCCTGATCCAGCAGAAGCATGAAGAATTGCTCGCGAACCAGCACCTTGAACTCTGTCAGCGTTAGCCGCGCACCGGCGTCGCTACGGCGAACGTTGCGCAATGCTTCGAGGCTCCGCTCGTCCACCATCCCCCTCGCCGACCCGACATACAGAAGGCCGCGAATGGCCGCTTCGCGAAGGCCCCCTTCGCTGATTCTGGATTTCAGCTCCGCGATTCGCCTCTCAAGCTTTTCACGGTGTGAAGCAGACATTTCCTGCCGGCGGGATGGGGCCGATTGGGGATCGATTCCGACAGCTGCTTGCAACGCCGGCGAGCCGTAGATCGCAAGGAAGGCCGCCTCGCTGAGCGCCTCCTGCGAATCCCGCCAACTGTCCAGCGCATTAACGATTTGCTTGGAGACCTGCTCCTGAAAGGCAACGAAGGGATTGTCTGTCGAGACCTGCTTGCGATCCTCGCTCACCCGCTCCGCCAGCGACTTCACCATAGCCATGAGCGGATTCCGGCTGCTGAAAGCTTCATACTGAAGCCGCAACGGGTGCAGATTGCGCATCATCTCCGCCATCTGAGGCTTCACCATGCCCTTGATCCAGGGCTGGAGGAACTTCTGGTAGGCCGCGAGATTGATTTCCGATACGCGCTTGGCGGCGGCAAACCGCCGCTCATCCTCGGGGGAATTGCCTCCCATGGCCCGGATGTCGTCGAGCGTCCGCGCCTCGCAGCGCATTACCCACTGGCCGACGGCGAGATCGGCATTCGTCGTGTCGACGTCCTTGGCCTCGAAAGTTGCTTCGTAGAGACCGGGCGGCAAGACATCGATCAGATCGATATTGCTGGAAAATTCCGCATGTTCCTTCTTGGCAATGCCACCGGAAACGAAAATACCGAGATGGCCAACGCTCTCGTGAACCGTGTAGACGATCGTCTGACCGTAGGCCCTGATTTCGTTGACGTCGGCGTAGAGATCGAGGATCCAGTGCAATGCCTGTTGCGGCGGGGTTATATTGTCCCCCTTGGAGCAGAACACCACGATCGGCGATCTGATATTGCGCAAATCGACCGGCTGACCGTCAGACATCACGATGCGACCGGCAGCGAGATTATTGCCGACGAACAGTTCATCGACGATGAACTGAATTTCCTCGGCATTCAGATTGACGTGCCCGCCCCACCAGCGTTCGAATTCGAGGTATCGGTCGGCCTCGGTATCGACCTTTGAATAGACGTTGTACTGTTTGGTCCACAGCGTATTCGACGGATTCTGCCCCTCGAAATTTTGCACGAGCCAGGCGCCGTCGAATTTGCCGGCTCCGAGATCGCTCGTCAGCGCCGTTAGCCAACTTCCTCCCAGCAGGCCACCCGAGTACCGCATCGGGTATTTGCCATGCACGCCCGCCCAATAGGCAAGCGGCGCCCCTGCGATGATGACGGGTCCGAACAGTTCCGGCCGGAGCGATGCGAGGATCATGACGGCCCAGCCCGCCTGGCAATTTCCGATCACGCAAGGCTTGCCGTTGGCTTCCGGATGGCGGCTGATGACTGTTTCGATGAATACCGCTTCGGCGCGCGCGATGCGTTCGATCGTTTGTCCTGGCATCGGCTCGGGCAGGAAGCCGATGAAATAGCAGGGATGGCCCGCCTTCATTGCGACGCCGATTTCACTGTCCGCCTTGAATCCGCCGATCCCCGGACCGTGACCTGCGCGCGGATCGACCACGATGAACGGGCGCCGCTTGAGATCGATTTCGACGCCTTTGGGCGGAATGATGCGCACCAGCGCATAATTCACCGGTTCATCCAGCTTGCGGCCGTCAATGATCAACTCGGCTGCATATTGCAGGACATGCGGTGCCGTTTGCGCGATGTGTTCCCGGTACTGGTCACCGCGTCGACGCAAGACGTCCAGGAACAGGACGCTGCGCTGGCTCGCATCCATCATGTACTCTACGGCCGAAGCGACAAGCCCTGACATCGGGCCGCCCGGCAGCTTTGCGTTTTCCATCTGCATGTTTCGACCTCACTTGTCGCGAAGTTCACTCAACGAGCCTCGCGGCATCGAACGTTGATCTAGGTCAACGTTCGAAAGTTGGTTCGGCGATGTCGCGTCGGCACGATCGGTGCGTATCCAGGCGACCGTCAATTCCCAGGCCACGGAGAGAATGATCGGTCCGATAAAGAGACCGACAATTCCGTGTGCGAGCGTTCCTCCGATCACCCCGACGAAGATGACGAGCGTCGGCGTCGTCAGGCCGCGCCCCATCACGAGCGGTTTCAGGATGTTGTCGAGTATGCCGACGATACACAGGAACACCGTCATCAGAAGCGCAGTGGTAAAATCCTTGTCTATCCAAATCCAGATGATCACGGGAACCAGGACGATTGCCGCGCCGATCTGCACGATTGTCAGGATCATGACCACAAAAGCCAACAGGCCGGCGCCGGGAATGCCAGCCAGCTTGAAGCCGATGCCCGCTAGCAGTGATTGGATGATTGCGACGCCGATAACGCCCTGGGATACCGCGCCTATGGTCGTACCCGCCAGCTCCAGAAAATGTTCGCTCTGCTCGGGCACGATGCGATAGAGAAAGCCCCTGCCCGCCGCCACTAACTGCGAGCCGTAGGGAAAGAGAAAACCAGCCAGCGCCACAGACAGAAGAAACTTGAGCGTTCCCACGCCGGCATCGCCAGCGAGGCTGAGCATGGTGCCAGCCAACGGCTTCAGATGGGGCGCCACCTCGCGCAAGGCCGCTCGAATGTTGTTGGACGCTTGGTTCCAGAGCTCGAAGAACTGCGGACCGATGACCGGCCAATCCTTGACGCCCTTCGGCGGAGATGGAACCACCAGGTTACCAGCAACCAGAGTTGCGGCGAGATCCTTCACCCCTTCCACGGCACTCAAGCCAAGCCAGGTCGCCGGCCCGATGACGATGCCGAGATTGATGACGGTGAGAATTACCGCTGCGAGTCTCTGGCGACCGCCGAGAAGCTTGGAAAGGAGATTAAAGACAGGATAGAGCGCAACGGCGAGTACGATGCTCCAGGCCAGGATCGGCACAAAGGGACGGATGAGAACGAACGTCCAATAGATCAGGAAGGCGAGCAATCCTAGCCGGATCGCAAGCTGGATGAGGTCCTCTCCGGACCGGATCTGGCGAGAGGTTTTCAAGGACGCGCCTTCACCTGCGAGTGCGGATGCGGTCGTCAAGCTACCGGCTGCTTTTCGCCCTGAAGTCTTGATCCAGATCAAACGATCGCAATCCGGCCCGGGCTTCATCGGCGAGCGCCGAACGAGACGGCTGCACTTGTTCGCCAGCACACGAGGCCCAATGTCTGAGGCGATCAACTACACCGCACGCGAGCTCCTGCGCGACGGCAGCCAAGTCGAAATCCGCGCTCTCCGGCGGGAGGATGAAGCCGACATGCTCGCTGCGGTCGAAAGGACCAGCGCGCAATCCCTGCAGCGCCGCTTCTTCGTCATGAAGCGCCACTTCTCGGAGAAGGAGCGCGCCTTCTTCATGGACGTCGATTTCAAGAATCATGTCGCGATTGTCGCGCTAGCAGAGGAAGCCGGCCGTAAGGTGATTGCCGGGGGCGGCAGGTACATTGTCTTCGAGCCCGGGCGGGCCGAAATGGCATTTGTCGTCGTCGATGCTTGGCAGGGACGAGGCGTCGGCTCGATCCTGATGCGTCATCTCGCCAGGTTTGCGAACGATGCGGGACTGCAGGAATTGACGGCTGAGGTTCTGCCCGAGAACGCCGCGATGAGAAAAGTATTCGAAAAGTTCGGCTTCAGGCCCGCCCCGCACCGAGACCCGCAGACACTACATCTGGTGCTGAAGCTCGGTTAACGCGCGCTTCCAGTGCGACATTAACTCCGTCCCGACCTGAACCTGCGCGGGGCGCTTGGAGCGCGCTGCCGTGTCGAGAGGTAGCGGAAGGCACGGCGCGTCCGGCGCACCAGTTCAGGCCTACCTCAAGCCCAAGGGCGAGCGCCGGTAGCCGCTATTCCGGGCCTCATTTCTACATACGAAACTACCGGTATATCCCGACGCGTAGCGCCTCTGACCTTTCAGATAGTAGCGCCCTCTTCCGAAGTCGAGCCAGACGATCGTGTCCCCGGGACAATGGCGTTGCGCCTGCGATTCATAGCGGAACGGCGTGAGAACTTGCGCCATCGCGCTAGGTGGCGCAGATGAAATGAAGGCGAGAAACGCAGCGGAATAACCGTAAAAATTTGCTCGCATGTAGCGCCTGTTTCATCGACCTCAAACCGGTACACCGCGGCACCCTTGATCCCCATAGTGCGCAAACGATGTCGTTCAGCCACGCGCGAGACAGGGCGCGACGACCTCAGACCGGTCCGTGCGATCCGGGCGGGACCATATAGAGTGTCATGGCGAATATGACATAGATGAATATCAGCAGAGCACCAATGAACCATGCTGAGCGGCCGCTGTTCGTAACAAAGGTCGCCGTCACGGTAGCGATCATTACCATCGTCACTGCACCCGGCCAAAACTGCAGATCCATTGGTTTGGGCCCGACGACGTAGCTCAGGAGCACAAGCACTGGCGCAACAAACAGCGCGATCTGGGACGCGCTTCCGAGCGCGATGCTGACGCTCATATCCAGGCGGTTCTTGCGGGCTGCGGAAAATGCTACGGCCATTTCAGCCGCCGCACCGACCAGGGCTACGATGATGAACCCGACGAACGCCGGGCTCATCCCCAGCGTCGTCGCCGCGTGTTGCACCGACTCAACGAAGATTTCGCTTACCAGCGCCACCAACACGGTAACAACGAGGAGTGTTCCGACAGCCAAATTGATCGGCCACTTTGCTTCTCCCGCCTCGCCGTGATCCATGCTCGCAAAGAGTTCCTTATGCGTCTTTAAGGAGAACAGCAGACTCAATCCGTATGCCACGATGAGCAGGATGGCCAAAGCAGCGCTGAAATTCTGGGCCATCACCTCTCCTCGGGCCAGATCAAGTTCGGAGACTGCCGCCGGCGCGAGTAGCGCAATCGTCGCCATCAACAGCAAGGCGGAGTACATCCTGCCTCCGGCGCGGTTGTATTCCTGAATGTGGTACCGGAAGCCACCCAACAGAAAAGACGCTCCGAGCATGAAAAGCGAATTGGTAACGATAGCGCCGGCAATCGATGCCTTCACCAGCATGTACTCTCCGGCGCGGAGCGCCGTCACCGCAATGATCAACTCCGTGAGATTTCCAAGCGTCGCATTCAGCAACCCACCCACGGCATCGCCCGTTTTTTCGGAGACCGCTTCGGTTGCATGACTAAGTAGGGCAGCAAGCGGAACGATTGCGAGAACTGCGAGGACAAACAGGAGCGTATGGGAGGTAGGCACAACCCTGGCTGCGATCAGCACGGCCGGCACAAATATCAGCATCCAGAGCAACGGGGTATGGCGGATTTCCCTTAACAGAGGGTTCATGATGTTGGCCGCCTCCATGCCTGATCGTCGTCAAAGCGCATTGATGCGGGACGCGGCCAAGGTCGACTTGAGCCAAAATGAAGCGACAGCCGGTCGTCCATGATCCCTGCGGACATGGAGCGTAGAGCAAATCGCCGCCGCACCACTCTTGTTGATCTAGATCAACGGATGCCTGCGTCGGATCTGGACCAGTAAGTCTCGCGCTCGCGCGGCGAGGGGTTCGCGGCCGGCGCGCAATCTTTTTGGACTGGCGAGGTTGCTATTGTCCGAGGCTTCCTGGACATGAGGTTTGCCATGGCTGAAACACCCAAGCTCTCGGTCGAAAAGGCGCTGAAAAAACTGCGCGCTGCCGATGCGCCAAAATCCAAGAACGCAGGACTGAGCGAAAAAACTGAAGCGCTCGAAGACGAGATAAAGCGCATGAGAGCGCAAAGACTTCGCCTAGACCGGCACCAACGACGATCGGCCAAGAGTGATTGATATTATCGTTGATTTGCGCTGATGGGATGGTCTGGTCGTGCTCCAGCCCCGAAGCAAGCGATGCGGCAGCCCGTCTTCTGGATGGATCTGCGCTGCACGCAGCCGGACCTTTTATTGCTCGCCTCCGCGTTCCCCGGGAAAGCCAGATCCGTCCCGGCGGTTAGACCGGGACGGTGAGCGAGTTATAACAAGAGTGGTTGCGGGGACACGCAACCATCTCAAATTGCTTTTTGAGGCAGTAGCCTAAAGCGCAATGTCAGACGAACAATTTGGGAAGCGGGCGCTCCCCTAGGGAAGTCCGCGAATCCAACGCTTTCGACGTGTTACTGAGAAGTTTGAGGGAAAATGTGCCTCATTGATCTTCATGATGCTTCAGCATCATTCCCCAGACTACCTTGCCGAAGACAGCGCGGTCAGCGGACCAGGCGGGAGAAGGGTCGGGGATCACTCTCGTTAGCATTTTTCGCGTGCTGTTCAGGGCGTCAAGGAGGCCCAACCGACCCATTGCGCTCTGGATGGTTGCGGGGCCTCCCAACATTCGCTGATCATCGCCTCCTGAGGTAGACAGGTCCTTGCGTTGCGGTGTTCTGGGGAAGAACGATGACAGCCGCCTCGTCCATTTGGGTCATGCTTCTACGCGACAGAACCGGCGGTTCAGACAGCGCGCTTCTGCGACTCGACCAGATCGGTCTTCTCCCAGGAAAAGCCGCCTTCATAGTCCGACATACGGCCGAAATGGCCGTAGGCCGCGGTGCGCGCGTAGATCGGGCGGTTGAGATCGAGATGGGTGCGGATGCCGCGCGGCGTCAGATCCATCGCCTTCGCAGCAGCCTTCTCGAGCCCGTCCTCCGGCACTTTTCCGGTGCCGTGGGTGTCGATATAGATCGACAGCGGCCGCGCCACGCCGATCGCGTAAGCAAGCTGCAGCGTGCAGCGGTCGGCGAGACCGGCCGCGACGATGTTCTTGGCGACGTAGCGCGCGGCATAGGCGGCCGAACGATCGACCTTGGTCGGATCCCTGCCGGAGAACGCACCGCCGCCATGCGGCGCCGCGCCACCATAGGTGTCGACGATGATCTTGCGGCCGGTGAGGCCGGAATCGCCGTCGGGACCGCCGATGTAGAACTTGCCGGTCGGATTGATGTGCCAGATGGTCTTGCCGTTGATCCATTCCTTGGGCAGCGCTTCGCGGACATAGGGCTCGACGATGTCACGAATCTGATTGGAGGAGAGGTCCTCGACCAGATGCTGGTGCGAGACCACGTTCTCGCGCACGCCGACGGGCTTGCCTTCTCGTACTGGACGGTGACCTGGCTCTTGAAGTCCGGACCGAGCACCTTCTCGCGGCCGGAATGACGCGCTTCGGAAATCAACCGCAGGATCTTGTGGGCGTAGAAAATCGGCGCCGGCATGAGGACCGGCGTTTCGTTGGTGGCGTAGCCGAACATGATGCCCTGGTCGCCCGCGCCCTCTTCCTTCTTCTCGCCCGGCTGCAGCGCATCGACGCCCTGCGCGATGTCAGCGGACTGCTGATGCAGCAGGATTTCAAGCGGTCTGTGAAAGCCGTCCTGCTCGTAGCCGATGTCCTTGATGGCCTCGCGTACGGTGCTTTCGATCTGTTCATTGGTGACCGATTCCGGGCCGCGGGTTTCGCCGGCGACACCACCTTGTTGGTGGTGGCGAGCGTTTCGCACGCTGCGCGGATCTGCCAGGGCCGGACCTCGGCGGTCCCTGTGATGTGCCTTAAGATGTCCCCTGAAGCGACAATGTCGAGTCTGTGTCAGTAATCTTGATCATGCCGGAACGCCGAGCTTTAGCTGTCGTTCCCAGCTCAGTGCGTGCTGCACGATCTGCTCGAGATGATCGTGACACGATCTCCACCGCAGGATGGACTTCGCCTTTGCGTTGGATGCCACAAGGATAGCCGGATCGCCGGGCCTGCGTTCGCGCATCCTCACGTCGAAATCGACGCGGCAAACGCGCTTGACGACATCAATCACATCCAGGACCGAGTAGCCGCGGCCATATCCCACATTGCAGGTCACGGATTCTCCCCCGCCTCGCAGATACGTCAGCGCATCGACGTGCGCCTGCGCGAGATCGGCGACGTGCACATAGTCGCGAATGCAGGATCCATCCGCGGTAGGATAATCGCTGCCAAATACGTCCATGCCCCGCCGCCGACCCAGCGCTGCCTGCACCGCGACGTGTATGAGATGAAATGCCTCTCGCGTGGACTGCCCCGAACGCCCCGCCGGATCGGCACCTGCGACATTGAAGTAGCGCAGCGCACAATACCTGAGCGGGGTCGATGCTGCTGCATCCCGTAGCATCCATTCGATGGCGAGTTTCGAGCGGCCGTATGGGTTGATTGGGACCGTCTCGTTTTCCTCCTCAATCGGGATCGTTCGCGGCTCTCCGTAAACAGCGGCAGTTGACGAAAATATGAAGTGCGAAACGCCAGCGCGCTCGGCTTGTGAGATCAGCGCATGTGTGTTCACGGTATTGTTCAAATAGTATTTTCCGGGATCACGAACGGACTCGGCGACTGATATGCTGCCGGCAAAGTGCATGATTGTATCAACAGCGTGGTCCTGCAGGATCTTGGCGACCATCGCAGCGTCGCCGCAGCTTGCACGATAGAATGGCACGCCTTCCGGAACGGCGACCCGCAGACCCGTGGATAGATCGTCGACTACGACGGCTCGCTCGCCCGCATCCAGCAGGGCCAGGACCGCGTGGCTTCCAATGTAGCCGGCTCCACCGGTGACTAGCACGCTACCGCCATTCATCAATCGCGTCGTCCGGAAGTCCTGCATCGTCATTCACCTTCTGTCGGTCCTGGCCCAGTCGCGACCGTAAAACAGGCGGTCACACACGCCCGCTCCGCCCTTCCTGAGCAGAACTGGTCTTCAATCTTCCCAACAAGTAGGGCCAATGGCGATTTCGCCTGCATCGTCGACGCCAAGGAGCCTGTAGACTTTCCAGGTCATCAGAACTTTCTTGCAGTGCTGGCACCTGACCTCGTCGCTATCGCCCAGCCTTGGCGGAGGCGCGATAGAGGCAGAGCCGCACGCGTCGCATGCAAAGTCTCTTGCGATCTTCATTACGACCTCTTCGTTTCCCGGTGGAACCGGCAATCGTTCTGCTCCTGCGCCGGCTCCCATTCTGCTCCTCGAGCTGTCGAAGGTGGCTTCCTGCCCATTTTTTAGGCGCGACTTATTGATTTGTTCATGCATCTTGACGCTAATATTCGTCGGATAGAACGCCAGCTTATCGACAGAGATCGGCGCGCGTTCCGATTGGATCGCCGACGCGACCGACCGCAAAGGTAGCTCAGAATGCTCGCGGGCATGTTGTTCATGGCCGCAGGCTTTGCCTGCGGCGTCATTTTTCGACTCGGCGCTTTTACAATCGGCGTCGCGGCTCTCATTGCCGGATACGGACTGTTGCTCGGCTTAGCCAATACCTCCTGGAAGGTGCTGGCCATCGAGTTGCTGTTGGCGCTGCTTTTTC contains these protein-coding regions:
- a CDS encoding acetate/propionate family kinase; the encoded protein is MDTILVVNAGSSSVKFQIFSVEGEGKLRRLIKGQMDGIGSRPRLRASGADNDALADRVYPIEAVPDLPAAMGIAGGWLRDELRISPVAVGHRVVHGGPDFDRPVLIDHGVVARLERFVALAPLHQPHNLAPIRSLLANFPALPQVACFDTAFHRTHDAVADYYAIPHQLHAEGVRRYGFHGLSYEYVAKTLPQVAPEIAKGRVIVAHLGSGASMCALKGGRSTESTMGFTALDGLPMGTRPGQIDPGVVLYLISEKGMSASKAQNFLYRDCGLKGLSGISNDMRELETSEDPKAKLAVEYFVYRIGLNAGMLAAALQGLDAFVFTAGIGENSVRIRARIAEQLRWLGVTLDEAENSRHARLISRSDSRIPVYVIPTDEELMIAQHTLSLLVNRPSSNVRHVRVS
- a CDS encoding phosphate acetyltransferase, which codes for MPADSGKARSPSKYDRLIAAAKAVPPAPTIVVHPCDETSLRGVVDSAAAGIIRPVLVGPERKIRDTASKYGLDISGFEIVDAPHSEAAAAKGVELIHAAKGEMLMKGSLHTDELMRSVTAKVGGLRTDRRISHVFVMDVPAYAETLLVTDAAINIFPDLDAKRDIIQNAIDLYTQAGFGKSPRVAILSAVETITSKIPSTIEAAALCKMADRGQITGGVLDGPLAFDNAIDVEAARIKGIKSEVAGRAQILLVPDLEAGNMLAKNLAYFAKADSAGIVLGARVPVVLTSRADTARARMASCAVAALYANARRQHAPNVAA
- a CDS encoding DUF3141 domain-containing protein; translation: MQMENAKLPGGPMSGLVASAVEYMMDASQRSVLFLDVLRRRGDQYREHIAQTAPHVLQYAAELIIDGRKLDEPVNYALVRIIPPKGVEIDLKRRPFIVVDPRAGHGPGIGGFKADSEIGVAMKAGHPCYFIGFLPEPMPGQTIERIARAEAVFIETVISRHPEANGKPCVIGNCQAGWAVMILASLRPELFGPVIIAGAPLAYWAGVHGKYPMRYSGGLLGGSWLTALTSDLGAGKFDGAWLVQNFEGQNPSNTLWTKQYNVYSKVDTEADRYLEFERWWGGHVNLNAEEIQFIVDELFVGNNLAAGRIVMSDGQPVDLRNIRSPIVVFCSKGDNITPPQQALHWILDLYADVNEIRAYGQTIVYTVHESVGHLGIFVSGGIAKKEHAEFSSNIDLIDVLPPGLYEATFEAKDVDTTNADLAVGQWVMRCEARTLDDIRAMGGNSPEDERRFAAAKRVSEINLAAYQKFLQPWIKGMVKPQMAEMMRNLHPLRLQYEAFSSRNPLMAMVKSLAERVSEDRKQVSTDNPFVAFQEQVSKQIVNALDSWRDSQEALSEAAFLAIYGSPALQAAVGIDPQSAPSRRQEMSASHREKLERRIAELKSRISEGGLREAAIRGLLYVGSARGMVDERSLEALRNVRRSDAGARLTLTEFKVLVREQFFMLLLDQEGALAAIPKLLPDNAKARQAAFGAIREVLSASAAISGEVAKRLKRVAELFGVDAGEFSDRASNVAPFDPKAKAS
- a CDS encoding AI-2E family transporter, with amino-acid sequence MKTSRQIRSGEDLIQLAIRLGLLAFLIYWTFVLIRPFVPILAWSIVLAVALYPVFNLLSKLLGGRQRLAAVILTVINLGIVIGPATWLGLSAVEGVKDLAATLVAGNLVVPSPPKGVKDWPVIGPQFFELWNQASNNIRAALREVAPHLKPLAGTMLSLAGDAGVGTLKFLLSVALAGFLFPYGSQLVAAGRGFLYRIVPEQSEHFLELAGTTIGAVSQGVIGVAIIQSLLAGIGFKLAGIPGAGLLAFVVMILTIVQIGAAIVLVPVIIWIWIDKDFTTALLMTVFLCIVGILDNILKPLVMGRGLTTPTLVIFVGVIGGTLAHGIVGLFIGPIILSVAWELTVAWIRTDRADATSPNQLSNVDLDQRSMPRGSLSELRDK
- a CDS encoding GNAT family N-acetyltransferase produces the protein MSEAINYTARELLRDGSQVEIRALRREDEADMLAAVERTSAQSLQRRFFVMKRHFSEKERAFFMDVDFKNHVAIVALAEEAGRKVIAGGGRYIVFEPGRAEMAFVVVDAWQGRGVGSILMRHLARFANDAGLQELTAEVLPENAAMRKVFEKFGFRPAPHRDPQTLHLVLKLG
- the cax gene encoding calcium/proton exchanger, with the protein product MNPLLREIRHTPLLWMLIFVPAVLIAARVVPTSHTLLFVLAVLAIVPLAALLSHATEAVSEKTGDAVGGLLNATLGNLTELIIAVTALRAGEYMLVKASIAGAIVTNSLFMLGASFLLGGFRYHIQEYNRAGGRMYSALLLMATIALLAPAAVSELDLARGEVMAQNFSAALAILLIVAYGLSLLFSLKTHKELFASMDHGEAGEAKWPINLAVGTLLVVTVLVALVSEIFVESVQHAATTLGMSPAFVGFIIVALVGAAAEMAVAFSAARKNRLDMSVSIALGSASQIALFVAPVLVLLSYVVGPKPMDLQFWPGAVTMVMIATVTATFVTNSGRSAWFIGALLIFIYVIFAMTLYMVPPGSHGPV
- the galE gene encoding UDP-glucose 4-epimerase GalE; translated protein: MNGGSVLVTGGAGYIGSHAVLALLDAGERAVVVDDLSTGLRVAVPEGVPFYRASCGDAAMVAKILQDHAVDTIMHFAGSISVAESVRDPGKYYLNNTVNTHALISQAERAGVSHFIFSSTAAVYGEPRTIPIEEENETVPINPYGRSKLAIEWMLRDAAASTPLRYCALRYFNVAGADPAGRSGQSTREAFHLIHVAVQAALGRRRGMDVFGSDYPTADGSCIRDYVHVADLAQAHVDALTYLRGGGESVTCNVGYGRGYSVLDVIDVVKRVCRVDFDVRMRERRPGDPAILVASNAKAKSILRWRSCHDHLEQIVQHALSWERQLKLGVPA